CGCCGCCGCTTTGCAAGGCATCAGGAGACCAGTCTCGATGGCGACGAGGACGAGTTTGCGAACGACCCTGGGGCTGATCCTGGCCTTCATCCTCGTCGGCTGCGGCGAGCCCGAAACGCCCGCCGTCCCAGACTCGGCGCCGACGCCCGCGGAGCAGGTGGGCCAGCTTCTGCGGATCTGCCGCGAGCAGAATCGGCCGACGCCGAAGTCGCTGAAGGAGGCCCAGAAGCTCGCCGCCGGCCTTCCCGGGGCGATCGACGCCCTGAAATCCGGCGACGTGGTGATCTACTGGGACGTGAACCTCGACGAATACGGCGGCGCCTCGGCGATCGGCTACGAAAAGAAGACGCCGGAGCAGGGGGGCCGCGTCATCCTCGGCGACGGCTCCACGACCGAGATGTCCGCCGACCAGTTCAAAGCCGTCGCGAAGCCCCCGGATTCCAAGCTGAAACCCGCCTCGCGTTAAGGGACCACGACCGGACGTGAACCTGCGGCGGTTCACTCCGGCACAAGCGGGACGAAAGCCGGCGACGGCCTCCCTTCTCGCCGCGCGGCGGAAGGGGGGCTGACCAACCGTCGCCTGCAAATCCAGAGTGATCCGCGGAGGTCGTCAAAGGTCCGAAACCGGAACCGGCCCGCCTCAACCGGCTGGACGGCGGATCTCTTGCAGGAGTCTCTCCGCGATCTCCTGCAACCGTTCGGCGCTGCCGGGGCCGACCCGACTCCAGGGACCTGGGTCGGCCTCATATCCCCCTTCGTCGTAGGCTCGTCGGATCGGAAGGTAGCCGAGGTAGCCGTTCGCATAGCCGACGACGAACGAGGCGCCCGCCTTCTTGAGGGCCAGGCCGGTCTCGACGAACGGCTCGCCCGGCAGGCCGACCCATGTGAGGGGGCCGAGCCTCATGACCTGCACCTCGGCGCGGAGCGGCTCTTCGGACAACTTCCGCGCCAGCCGAGCCAGCCGCCTGTTTCGGTCGTTCGGCTGGGCCTCGGCGAGCCGCGCCGCCTCCTCGACCGACGGGCACGGCCGCCCTTCGAGTTCACAGACCTGCGATCGCACGTCGAGAGCATCGATCGCGGTTGGCGGGCTCGTCTTCAGCGCGTCGATGGTCGCCATCGCCGCGGCGCCGAGCCGTCGGCCGGTCGCCCCAACGTCATCGAAGTTGGTGGAGACCTGCCGGGAATTGATGTTGCCCGCCGCCCCCTGGGTGAAGAGGCAGACGGCCCCCGGAAGTTGGGTCTCCACGAGAGCCGTCGCCGCGCCGGGGTAATCCGCCGAGACAGGGGGGAGCAGCATCGCGATCACCGGATGCGCCGTGTAGTTGAGCACGACCGCGTGGGGGTGTCCGTCGAGCGTCTCGAGGTAGAGGACGGACAGGTCCTCGTCGAGAGCCCAGGGCTCGGCGGTCTGCTCCGGCGTCGGCAGCGCCCCGGCGCGGTTGAGTCGTCCGTCCTTCAAGACGATCCGGCGATAGCGCGCCACCTCATCGACGCGTCTCGACCCGAAACGGGCCCGGACCGGCACACGACGTTCCCAGGCCTCGACGACGGTCGCGACGAGGTCGTTCAGGTGCGACTCGATCCAGTCGGGGACGCCGGCGACGTCTCGGAAGGGCGTCAGGCCGATCGTCTCCGGGGCCGAGTGGGTGTGCGAGGCGGCGAGCAGGATCGAGCCCGGCTCCAGCCCCGTCTTCGCGGCCACCCGCTCGCGAAGCTCTCGGGTGAAATCTCGGCCGGGGCCGAGCAGGGCGTTGTCGTAGCCGATCGAGTCGACCGTCAGCAGGGCCAGCGAATTCCGGCCGCCGTCGAGGACCAACGCCCGAGCGTGCAGGTCGTCGTGGACCCCTCCGAACGGGGCGTTGGTCGCCTGCGCCGAGGAGGTCAGATAGGGCACCCGGACCGGCGGCGTCACCACGCGACGGGCGACGCCGGCCTTCAGTGGGGCTTCGTCCCCCCGGGCCAAGAACCCCGGGCTCGCGAGGAGCACCGCCGCAACGAACCAGGACGCGACCAGCGCGGGCGACGCCGTCCGCCGAGGCGTTCGAGGAGTCCCTTCCCCTCTGAGGCTTGCAACCATTCCCACAGCAGCGCTCCTCTCCGAGGCGGTCGGAACCGCGACGAATCGATCCACCCCTCAAAGGCCGCACAACGAGACCCGGAACCTCCGATTGACTGGGCGATGATTCTCCTCCAGGAACCATGCTCAAGACAGGTCGACGCGCTTTCCCGGGCTCCTTGGCAATCCGACGAGTTTTGAGCGTCTCGCCGCCGATCGCAGGCCGGCGAGACGCGACGGGAACGCCGCGAAGGGCCGCGATTCTCGCCGAACGAAGCCGCCGACAACATCGACATCATCTTGTCTGAAAACAACTTACGACACACAACCGGTTGGCTTCGATCGCAGACGAAGCCGTCCGTCGTGATGGTCAGGTCGCGGCGGAGCGTGAGGGAACGACGCGGAGGCCCTTGGCGGCGGCGAGGCGTTCGTAGAGGTCGGCAAAGCGGGCGACCATGGCGTCGGCGCGGAAGTCGGCCAGGGCCCGTTCGCGGCCGGCGGCGCCGAGGGCCCGGGCGCGGCGGGGGTCGCGGATCAGGTCGCGCAGGCCTCGGGCGAGCAAGGGGAGGTTCCCCACCGGCGCGAGCAGACCCGTGACGCCGTCGACGACGACCTCCGTGGTCCCCGGCGCGGCGGTGGCGACGACCGGCTTGGAGAGCATCATCGCCTCCAAAACCACGTTCGGCAGCCCCTCGTACTCGCTGGGGAGGACGACCACGTCAGAGGCGGCCATCAGCCGTTGGATGTCGTCGCGGTGCCCAAGAAATCGGACCTTCTCACTCAGCTCGTACTGGACGGCGAGCTTCTCCAGGGTCGAGCGGAGCGGTCCGTCGCCGACGATCGCCGTGCGGAGGTCCGGCTGAACGTGCTGCAACAGGTCCAGGGTCTTGAGCAGGTCGGCCACCCGCTTCTGCGGGGCTAACCGGCCGGCGAAGAGGGCCAGCGACGCATCCGGCGGGAAGCCGATCTCGGTTTTGACGGCTGCCGGGTCGACGTCGGCCGGCGGGGGCTCGTCGGCGATCCCCGAGTAGATCATCTCCATCCGGTCGGCCGGCAGGCCCATCCCCATGTAGAAGTCGACGACCGCGTTCGAGTTCCCCACCAGTCGGTCGCAGGACGTCGCCAGCTTGCGGTCGACGTAACGCTCGATCGGCCCTTTCCAAAGGTCGACGGCCATCTCGGCGGTGACGACCACCGGGACCTTGGCCCGCTTCGCGGCGATCCGGCCGTAGGCGTTGGCGGCGAAGATCCAGGTCTGCACCACGTCGAACTTGCCGGCCTCAATGAACCGGGTGAGCCGCCCCAGCGCCCAGGGGTCGACCTTGTGCCGCTTGGCGATCGACGTCACCGGAACGCCGGCGGCGGTCAGCTCGGCCTCCAGCGGGCCGGAGCGCGTCAGCACGGCGGCCTCGACGGTGAAGCGGTCGCGAGGGAGGTCCTTCGACAGCATCACCATCTGCTTCTCGGCGCCCGAGCGGTCGAGCGTGGGGATCAGTTGCAATACCTTCAGCACGGCGGCCCCGCTCCCTCGTCTCAGGTCGACCCGATCGATCGCCGGCGGGCGATCAATTCCCGGAACAGATCCAGATGCTTGCGAGCCACGGCCCGGATCGAGAACTGCTGCTCGACGCGGCCCCGCGCCGCCCGGCTCATGTGAAAGGCCCGATCGAACGTGGACCACTGCTCGACGATCGTCTGCGCCAGCGCCTCCGGTTCGCGGGGGGGCGTCAGTCGACCGTGCTTGAAGTCAGAGATCAACCGACGGTTCCCCGGAATCGCCGAGGCCACGACGGGAATCCCCAGGGCCATCGCCTCCAGCAGGGCGATGCTCATCCCTTCCTCGTTCGACGGCAAGACGAAGAGGTCCGACCCGCGCAGGGCCCCCTCCACGTCGTTCGAGGCCCCCGGCATGGCGAAGGCGTCTGGGCCCAGCTTCAGCTCCTCGGCCAGCTTCGCCAGGCGGGGACGCTCCGGCCCCTCGCCGATCAGCGTGAGCCGCGCTGAGGGGAAGGCCCGACGGACGATCGGCCAGGCGTGGAGGAGGGAGTCCACCCCCTTCTCGGGCGCCAGCCGGCCGACGAACGCCGCGCGGGGGGCGTCGCGCCAGCCCTCGCGACGCTGCCAGAGCCGGGGGGGGATCGGCACGCCGTTGGGGAGGTCGTGGATCTTCGCCTCGTCGTACCCGGATCGGGAGAGTTCGTCGCGGACGGCCTTCGAGATGGCGACGAAGGCGTCGGCCTGCTTGCAGCGGTGGGCGATCTTCGCGCCGAAGTTCCCCTTCGCCTGCCAGGCCACGTCCCCCGTATCGCCGGCCCCCTCGGGCCGGAGGACGACCGGGAAGCCTCGCTCCTCGCCCGCGCCGACGGCCACGTAGGCGTCGTGCTTGAGCATCGAGACGTACGCCAGGTCGACCGGGTTGGACGCCAGCCAGCGGCGGAGGTTCCGCATGTAAAGCCAGGTCCCGACGAACCGCAGCGGCGAGGTCCGCAGCCGATGGATCGTCAACCGCCCGCCCCCCCGAGAGCGCGGGTGGTCGATCTCCTCGCGTTCGGGCAAACCCGCCGCCTCGCCGACGGCCGAGGTCAGCACCGAGACGTCGGCTCCCTCGGCGGCCAGGGCCTCCGCCAGATAGGCCAGCACGCGCTCAGCCCCGCCGATCAGCGGGGGGAAGCGGCGGGAGAGCAGGGCCAGCCTGAGTGGGGAGGGGGAGGGTTCGGTCACGGAGGGGGCTCGGCTCGCTTCGATCTTCCAGCCGTCAGGTCTTGAGAACGCCGACGTAGGGGAGGTGGCGGTAGTCGTCGTCGTAGTCCAGGCCGTAGCCGACGACGAAGGCGTCCGGGATCGTGAACCCACAGTAATCGGGCTCGATCGGAACCGTCTGGCGGCCGATCTTCCGCAACAGGACGGCCGTTCTGACGCTCTTCGCCCCGCGCTGGGCGATGTGGTCCACCAGGGCCGCGAGCGTCTGGCCCGTGTCCAGAATGTCGTCGAGGAGCAGGACGTCGCGATCGGCCACGTCGGGGGCGAGGGTCTCGTTGATGACCAGGGTGGAGGCCGTCGTGGTGGCGCCTCGATAGCTGCTGGCGTGGACCAGGCCGATCCGGTGGGGGACGTCGACGGCGCGGATCAGGTCGGCCAGGGCGATCAGGCTGCCGGTCAGGACCGCCACGATGGTTAGAGGTTTGCCGGCGTAGTCGCGGGCGACCTCGCCCCCCAACTCGCGGAGACGGTCACGGATGGCCGCTTCGGGGATCAGGACGTCGACGGACACGGCGGGCGGGGCTCCTGACGTTACAATGGGGCGTCGCGTTGCCTCGAATCGACGCCCCAGTTTAACCGAGCCCCGGCCGATCGAATAGGAGACGGTCCAGGATCGTCTGAAGGGGGTAGGAGACCGTATGCTGGAAGCCCCGGCCGTCGCATCCATCCCCGACGAGGCGCTGGTACCGAGGGCCCGGCAAGGCGACCCGGCGGCCCGCGAGGAGCTTTTCCTCCGCCACCGCGACGACGCCTACCGCACAGCCTACCGCCTCCTGGGAGATGAACACGACGCGCTGGATGTGGTCCAGGAATCGCTGCTGAAAGCCTTCGCCCGCCTGCACGAGTTCGACGGTCGCGGCGGCTTCCGATTCTGGCTCATCCGCATCGTGACCAACACGGCCCTCGATCAAGGCAGACGGCGCAAGCGAAGTAAACTGGTGAATTTGGAAGGGGAGCCGACGAGTCCATCGCTCGACGACGACCCGGCCCGGGGCCTCCAGCGGACGGACCTCCGCCGGGCGCTCGACGGGGCGCTTGACCGGCTTTCTCCGATCCTTCGGGCGACGTTCGTGATGTTCGCGGAGGCCGGGTTGAGCTACAAGGAGATCGCCGAGGCCCAGAACGTCCCGATCGGCACCGTGATGAGTCGGATCAACGCAGCTCGCCGCAAGTTGCAGGAATCGCTCGACTGGGACCGCCTCAAGGGGCTCGACTGAGCCCGAACAGGAACGACCCATGAATCCGCAGGACGACCGTCTCGAACGACTCTGGCAGGCGACCCGACCGGCGGCCCCCTCGGCCGCGGCCTGGGACGACGTCTGGGCGTCGGTGACGCGAGAGTTGGACCGCCCCGAGGCGAAGCCCCTGACCCTGGCCATGCCCGTCGTACCGGCCCCTCGCGGACGCTGGGCGGCGGTTGCGCTGGTCTTGCTCTCGCAGGCCGCCGCCGCGGCGATCGCCGTGGGCCTGGCCCTGCACGGCCGAGGCCCAATTCCCGACGCCCGCCAGGTCTCCCAGCGGGTTACGTCGACGGTCCACATCGAGGAAGGTCAGCTCGTTTTGATCCGCCCCGACCTCGACGCCCTTCAGGTCGCCGACCTCAGCCGCGAAGGGGGCGTCGACCCCTGGCACCTCCTCCTCAACCGCCTCGAATACCTGGCCGCACCGGCCGTCGCCATGTCGGAGTGACGGATGATCCCGCCGTCGGCCGATGGTCGTTCCACTGTTCGACGCGACTTGCTCGGGTGCCATGGCCACGCTTCCGTGGCCATGAACCGGCCCGGGAATCCGGCGCGACCGTCGCCGATCGCATGGCCACGCAAGCGTGGCCATGGCACCCAGGCTCTGATCGCCGTGCTCCTGCTATTCGCCGGCTGTGAGCGTCCCTCGCAACCCACGCCATCCTCTCCGCAGTTCGTCGCGACGGGCCAGCCAATGCAGGTGACGGTCTTCGCGATCAAGGCGACGCCGAACGCCTCGGCGATCGACCCGAGGCTTTCCGAGGTCCGCGACCAGCTTCGGAAGGTCCTCCCCAACCATGGCTTCGAGTTGATCGCCACCCGCAGCGAGCGGCTCCAGCCGGGCGAGACGCTCCCCTGCGACCTGGGCGAAGATCGCGTCGCCGAGACGACCTACGAGAGCGCTGAGGCCGGTCGGATCTCTTTCCTCTGCTCCTTCCGCGAGGGCCCGTCCGACGCTCCGGCTTACACCACCCACGTCGACGCCCCCGAGAACCAGCTCTTCTTCTACGAGCGTTCCCTCCGCGACGGCTCCCGCGTGCTGATCGGCGTCGGAGCGCGGTAAGATGACGATGAGAGGAGACGCCCATGGACGCGCCGACGATGGTCCCCGTCATCACCGAATACATCGCGATCCGTCCCGGCTGCAACGGCGGCAAACCGCACATCGCCGGCCATCGGATCAAGGTCCAGCACGTCGCCGTCTGGCATGAGCGTCTGGGGATGTCGGCCGAGGAAATCGTCGCGACCTATCCAACGCTGAGCCTCCCCGCCGTCTACGCCGCCCTGGCTTATTACCATTCCCACCGAGACGAGATCGACGCCGACATCGCCGCCGACGAGAAGTTCGTCGCCGAGCAGAAGGCGAAGGCCGGCCCGTCGCTCGTCGCGGAGAAACTGAAGCGGCTCCATGCCCAGGACGATTCGGTTTCACCTGGATGAGAACTGCGACCCGAGGATCGCTCGGGGGCTGCGTCGTCACCAGGTCGACGTCACGACCAGTCAGGAGGTGGGGCTCCTGACCGCGCTCGACGACGATCAGCACGCTTTCGCAAAGGCCGAAGGTCGGGTCATTATTACTCAGGATACGGATTTCCTCCGCATCCACGCTTCCGGCGCGGCGCACTCGGGGATCGCCTTCTACCCGTCGCAGAGCAGGTCCATCGGCGAGGTGGTGCGAGCAGTCCTGCTCATCTGGGAGCACCTCGAACCACACGAGATGGCGAACCATGTCGAGCATCTCTGAAGCGGTTCGAAAACGCCGAACGCCCCGGACGGCTGGGGAGCCGTCGGGGCGTTCGGAGGGAACCGCTGGAATATGCGAGGCAGGGCCTTCCCTGGCCCCCCGACCTTCGAGTCGCCATCCTTCCCTGGCGGCGACCACCTGGATTGAAGGCCTTCGTCGTCCGATCGTCCTTGACCGGATCGGCGTCCCAGCCGACACCACTGTTATCGGCGTCGGCCGGGGGGCGCTTTACTTTTTCAAAGTCGTCAGGCCGGTCGAGGTCAGGCGATGGTGACCGACTTGTCGAGGTAGACGTCCTGGATGGCGTTGAGGAGCTTGACGCCCTCGGCCATCGGCCGCTGGAAGGCCTTACGGCCGGAGATCAGGCCCATGCCGCCGGCCCGCTTGTTGATGACGGCGGTCTTCACGGCCTCGGCGAAGTCGTTCTTGCCGCTGGCTCCGCCCGAGTTGATCAGCCCCGCGCGGCCCATGTAGCAGTTGGCGATCTGGTAGCGGCAGAGGTCGATGGGATGGTCGGAGCACAGCTCCGTGTACATCCGCTCGTCGAGCTTGCCGTAGCTGGAGCCGCCCATGTTCAGGGCCTTGAAGCCGCCGTTGTTCTCCGGGAGCTTCTGCTTGATGATGTCGGCCTCGATGGTCACGCCCAGGTGGTTGGCCTGGCCGGTGAGGTCGGCGGCGACGTGATAGTCCTTGTCGGACTTGAAGGCGTTGTTGCGGAGGTAGCACCACAGGACGGTGGCCATCCCCAGCTCGTGGGCCTGGTGGAAGGCCTCGGCGACCTCGACGATCTGACGGCTGGCGTTCTCCGAGCCGAAGTAGATCGTCGCGCCGACGGAGGCGCAGCCCATGTCGTGGGCTTCCTTGATCTTGCCGAACATGATCTGGTCGGCCTTGTTGGGGTAGGTCAAGAGCTCGTTATGGTTGATCTTGACCATGAACGGGATCTTGTGGGCGTACTTGCGGGCGACCATGCCCAGGACGCCGAAGGTGCTGGCGACGGCGTTGCAGCCGCCGTCGATGGCCAGCTTGACGATGTTCTCGGGGTCGAAGTAGGCCGGATTCTTGGCGAAGCTGGCGCCGGCCGAGTGCTCGATGCCCTGGTCGACGGGGAGGATCGAGAGGTAGCCGGTGCCGGCCAGCCGGCCCGCGTTGAACATCCACGAGAGGCTGCCGAGCACCCGCTGATTGCGGTCGCTGGGGATGAAGATCCGGTCGACGAAGTCGGGGCCGGGGAGATGGAGCGACTCCTTGGGGATCGCCTTGCAGGTGTAGCTGAGGAGGCTTTCGGCTTCGCTTCCGAGGTGTTCGCTGATCGCGGACGCCATTTCGTGGCACTCCGATGCGCGGGCGTCGCGGCGGTCCCTCTCTGGGGGCGGACGCCGGCGTCGGTCCGCGTACACTTGGGATAAGGATGAGAGGCTCAAGCGACGAGCGATTCGCGCCCGTCACGCCCCGGACGACGGCCCCAGTTGAGCGGGCCCGGGGGGCGATGCGCTGCGTCCGGCGTGGATCCATCCGGCCGCACGGCCCCGGACGCACCCGGCCGGGGCAAGGCTCCATCATAGGTTTCGACGCCCTCGGTTGCAATGAGCCATTAGCAGTCGCCCGCCTCCCACGTCCAGGTCGCCTCGGCCGCGTCGACCTTGCCTTAGCGCCTATACTGATGTGTAGGCCACTTCTTTGGGAGGCGTCTTCATGGAAAGAGCACCCAGTCCCAGGGACCGAATTCCCAGACCCAAGGCCACCCGCGTCACCACGTTCGCGGGCGAGGACGGCGAACCCTTCTCGTTCATCACGCGGATCTGGTGGCGGAGCGCCGCCAAGCGATGCACGCTCTGCCCGACGTGCAACAGCAAGCCGATGACGATCTTCTCGCTGTGCGCCGTGGTCACCCCCGGCTTTATCAGCGATGAAGACGCCGAGATGCACCGCTTCGAGCCTGGCGACTCACTGCCGGAGACGAAGGTCGAAATCCATGAGGTGGAGCAGGACGAGGATGAAGAGGATTGAGCCCCGGCGATTCGGCGAGCCGGTGAACTGACGCCGACGGCCCCCGCTTAGCTTCCAGAAGCGGGGCCGATCTCCTTCAGCTGTTTCGTCGCGATCCCGATCGGGCGGTCCATGGGGATGCCGGCGCAGGTCAGCAAGGTCGTCAGCAGATCCCCCTGATTTCCACGGGAGCCCGTCACGAAACGACCCGTACGAATGGAGCCGCCTCCCTTGCCCGCGAGGATGAACGGGAGGTTCTCCCGCGTGTGTTTGTTGCCGTCTTCGAGGCCGGACCCCCACATCATGATGCAGTTGTCCAGAAGCGTGCCGTCGCCCTCTCGCAGGCTGTGCAGCTTCTTCACCATGTAGGCGAACTGCTCGATGTTGAAGGCCGTGATCGCGGCCACCTTCCTGACCTTGTCCGCCTCGTTGTTGTGGTGAGTCTGGGAGTGATGCTTGTCGTTGAATCCAAGCTCGGGATAGGAGACCCCGTTCGGCGTCGAGCCGATGTAGGTCGAAACTCGGGTCGTGTCCGTCTGAAACGCCAGCACGTTCAGATCGCACATGACCTGCATGTACTCGCTCCGCTTGTCTCCCTCCGGGATCTTGATCTCGATGGGCGGGGAATCGGAGTCGTCGCGTCGGCTGGATCGGACGCCGGCTCGCTCCAGGGCCGCTTCTTTCTGGCGGAATTCGATGGCGGCGATGCGCCGTTCCACTGAGCGCACGCTGTCGAGATACTCGTCCAGCTTGCGCCGGTCGGCGGCGGGGAGTGTTTGACGCAGTTGCTTCGCCCCGCCCAGGACGATGTCCAGCATGCGCTGGTCCAGGGGACTCATCGGCGTCGACGAGCCGCCGCGGGCCGGTTGGTCCTGCTTGTTGAACAGGCGGTTGAGGACGTTGCGCGGATTGACCTCGGCGGGGACGGGCTGGGTGGGGGACCGGAAGCTGCAGTGCGAGTAATACGCCTCGTTCAGTCCTTCCTGGTTCTCCTTCCAGGTCTGGGGCATCGTGGCCAGTTCCAGGGACGGCAACGTGGTGAAGGCCCCCAGGTGATTCGCGGCGATCTGGTCAGCGGAGATCGCGATGTCGATCTCATTCCGCCGCTCGGGATTCGGCAGGATCGCCGTGAGCCAGGTAGAGAGTTCGAGCGCGTGGGGCGCGCCGTTGTAGGGCGAGATCGGAACCCCCGAGATCCCCTTCATCAGCAGACACTGGTCGAGCACGGGCCGCAGCGACGCCAGCGCCGGCGGCGGCGACGTCAGGAAGGTCGCCGGGTCGGCGGGCCAGAACTGATCCGTGATCACGCCGTGCGGCATGTACATGAACCCCAGCCGGACTGGTGGCCTGGACGTCTCGCCCCGGACCGTCGAGCCCATGACGTCCAGGAGGGGCAAGGCCAGCGAGACACCCAGCCCTTTCAGGCAGGTCCGGCGATCGATCATCGCGCTCTTCATCATGGGCCTTCCTCTCTCACCGGACTCGGCGATGCGTGAAGGGGTAGCTGGTCACGACCGCGCTGATGAGCGTCTGCATCCGGTACCCATCCGCGGCGACGTCCTGCACCAGAGTATCGACCACGGTCTCGTCGTAGCCTGACAGCCTTCGGCAGAGGGCATACGCCAGGAGTCGTTCCACCAGGTTCCGGGAGAAATCATCGACCCGGCCGGCGATCATGGCCTTCAACTCCTTGGGGGTCGAAAAATGCTTCCCGCCCGGGAGTTCGCCCGCGGCGTCGATCGCCCCGCCGTTCTCGTCCTTCTCACGCCATCGACCGATGGCGTCGAAGTTCTCGAGGCCGAATCCGATTGGGTCGAGCGTCTTGTGGCAATTGGCGCAGACAATGTTTGTGCGGTGCAGTTCGGTGCGCTGGCGGAGGGTCAGCTTTGCGACCGCCCCCGGATCCTGTTGGTCCAGGGCCGGCACGTCCGGCGGGGCGGGGGGGACATGGTCGCCGAGCACCTGTTCGAGCACCCACACACCGCGTTTGACGGGGCTCGTCCGATTGGGGAACGAGGTCGCCGCGAGCACGCCGGGCATCCCCAGAATTCCACCTCGATTCCCGTCGCTCAATTGGACCCGCCGCAACTCCGACCCGGTGACCGTTCCCTCCATGCCGTAGATCGCGGCCAGAGCCTCATTGAGATAGGTGTAGTCACCATCGACGAACCCGATGACGCTGCGGTTTTCTCGTACGATGCTCTCGAAGAAGAGACGGGCTTCATCGTACATGGCCGCGCGGACTTCGCCGGTCATTTGCGGGAACTTCTCGGCGTCGAACGTCTGGTCCGCCAGCTTGTCGACCCCCAGCCACTGTGCGCCGAACCCGTCGAAGAGAGCCCGCGAGCGGGGGTCCGCCAGCAAGCGTTTGGCCTGCGCTTTGAGGACCGACGGCTCATGGAGCTTTCCGCTGTCCGCCAGCGCCATCAGCTCGTCGTCGGGCATGGTCGCCCATAGCAAATAGGACAACCGAGACGCGAGCTGATGGTCGTCGAGCGGGACGATCTCCGCCTTGGGGTTGGGCTCACCGGCCGGCGTGATGAACAGGAACTGGGGTGAGACCAGGATCGCCTTGAGCATCAATCGGAGGGACGATCGATAGGCGAGTTCGCTCTGCCTTCCCAGGTCGAACACCTCCAGCAGGCAGTCGACTTCAGCCTGCGACGGGGGCCGTCGATAGGCCTTCCGCGCCATCGACTGGGCGACCTCGCGGGCCGCCGAGCGAGCGTCGGCCTCGGGGGGAGGCACTTCGCCGAACAGCCGCCGTTCGATCTCCGTGGGCGGGGCGTTTTCGGGCGCGAGAATCCGAGCCGCCACCTTCTCGGCGATCGCCAGATATTGCTCCAACTGCAGAGGCGAGAGCGAGTTGAGATAGCCCTCGCCGCTCACCTCGTCGGGCAATTCATCGGCGATCGCCGGATCGACGCCGAAGAGGTCGTGCAGGGTATTGCCGTATTCCGTCTTGGTCAACCGCCGGATGATGAAAGGCCCTGGGTCCTTTCGGCCGAGGAACTTCAACTTCGCCAGCCAATCGACGAACATCTGGCGATCGGCGTCGCTCGGCTGCTTGTCCACGTCGTCCGGCGGCATGTCGTGCGCCTTCACCCGGGCGACGGCCTTCTTCCACTGCTTGCCGAAAGCCAGGTTGCCGGGGTCCTTGAGCGCCGGCGAGAAGTTGACTCCCCCCTCGGTCGGCTTCTTGTTGGAGTGGCAGGACAGGCAATAGGTCTTGATGAACGGCGCCACGCGAGCGTTGAAGCTTTTCTCGGCGTCCACCTTGAGCGCGGCGACATCCTCATCCGCGACGGCCTGAGCCGCGACGACGATCGGCCGCGGCCAAATGACGCCCAATGCCGCCGCAAGAATCATACAGCAGCGAACATGTGCATTTGTAGCTGACGCCTGATCGCTCATTCGTCACCCATCTCCAACGCAAGGCGGGGCAGTCGCTTGAGGAACGAGCCGACCTCCCGCTGCGTCGCCGTGCTGAAATCATCGCGACACGCCCGAGAAGCCGCCTCGATGGACCATGCTACGACCACCGCAGCCCTGCTCGCAACCCACTTCGCCGCCTCCTTTGGTCTCGCTCCTCGCAACCCGTCTGGCGCTCGGATAGATTCGACTCGTTCGGTGCGGTTCGGGGACAGGCGAGAAGGTCGTCCGACGACCATGAATGCCTACGTCCCCTGAGTACGATCAGAGGAGGTGCCTGATGCGTTCGTCCGTCCGAGGTTTGGCGATCGGGTTTGGGCTGACGCTGTCGTTCTTGCTGGCGACGAGCCCGTCCATGGCCGCCGACGATCGGCAGGAGGCCCGAAAGGAGCCGACCCCGTCGTTGCCCAAGATCGTGCTCGTCGGCGACTCGATCCGCCTCGCCTATGCGCC
The window above is part of the Paludisphaera rhizosphaerae genome. Proteins encoded here:
- a CDS encoding glycosyltransferase, with translation MLKVLQLIPTLDRSGAEKQMVMLSKDLPRDRFTVEAAVLTRSGPLEAELTAAGVPVTSIAKRHKVDPWALGRLTRFIEAGKFDVVQTWIFAANAYGRIAAKRAKVPVVVTAEMAVDLWKGPIERYVDRKLATSCDRLVGNSNAVVDFYMGMGLPADRMEMIYSGIADEPPPADVDPAAVKTEIGFPPDASLALFAGRLAPQKRVADLLKTLDLLQHVQPDLRTAIVGDGPLRSTLEKLAVQYELSEKVRFLGHRDDIQRLMAASDVVVLPSEYEGLPNVVLEAMMLSKPVVATAAPGTTEVVVDGVTGLLAPVGNLPLLARGLRDLIRDPRRARALGAAGRERALADFRADAMVARFADLYERLAAAKGLRVVPSRSAAT
- a CDS encoding glycosyltransferase family 4 protein, encoding MTEPSPSPLRLALLSRRFPPLIGGAERVLAYLAEALAAEGADVSVLTSAVGEAAGLPEREEIDHPRSRGGGRLTIHRLRTSPLRFVGTWLYMRNLRRWLASNPVDLAYVSMLKHDAYVAVGAGEERGFPVVLRPEGAGDTGDVAWQAKGNFGAKIAHRCKQADAFVAISKAVRDELSRSGYDEAKIHDLPNGVPIPPRLWQRREGWRDAPRAAFVGRLAPEKGVDSLLHAWPIVRRAFPSARLTLIGEGPERPRLAKLAEELKLGPDAFAMPGASNDVEGALRGSDLFVLPSNEEGMSIALLEAMALGIPVVASAIPGNRRLISDFKHGRLTPPREPEALAQTIVEQWSTFDRAFHMSRAARGRVEQQFSIRAVARKHLDLFRELIARRRSIGST
- the hpt gene encoding hypoxanthine phosphoribosyltransferase codes for the protein MSVDVLIPEAAIRDRLRELGGEVARDYAGKPLTIVAVLTGSLIALADLIRAVDVPHRIGLVHASSYRGATTTASTLVINETLAPDVADRDVLLLDDILDTGQTLAALVDHIAQRGAKSVRTAVLLRKIGRQTVPIEPDYCGFTIPDAFVVGYGLDYDDDYRHLPYVGVLKT
- a CDS encoding RNA polymerase sigma factor, producing MLEAPAVASIPDEALVPRARQGDPAAREELFLRHRDDAYRTAYRLLGDEHDALDVVQESLLKAFARLHEFDGRGGFRFWLIRIVTNTALDQGRRRKRSKLVNLEGEPTSPSLDDDPARGLQRTDLRRALDGALDRLSPILRATFVMFAEAGLSYKEIAEAQNVPIGTVMSRINAARRKLQESLDWDRLKGLD
- a CDS encoding DUF433 domain-containing protein: MVPVITEYIAIRPGCNGGKPHIAGHRIKVQHVAVWHERLGMSAEEIVATYPTLSLPAVYAALAYYHSHRDEIDADIAADEKFVAEQKAKAGPSLVAEKLKRLHAQDDSVSPG
- a CDS encoding DUF5615 family PIN-like protein, with amino-acid sequence MPRTIRFHLDENCDPRIARGLRRHQVDVTTSQEVGLLTALDDDQHAFAKAEGRVIITQDTDFLRIHASGAAHSGIAFYPSQSRSIGEVVRAVLLIWEHLEPHEMANHVEHL
- a CDS encoding class I fructose-bisphosphate aldolase, which translates into the protein MASAISEHLGSEAESLLSYTCKAIPKESLHLPGPDFVDRIFIPSDRNQRVLGSLSWMFNAGRLAGTGYLSILPVDQGIEHSAGASFAKNPAYFDPENIVKLAIDGGCNAVASTFGVLGMVARKYAHKIPFMVKINHNELLTYPNKADQIMFGKIKEAHDMGCASVGATIYFGSENASRQIVEVAEAFHQAHELGMATVLWCYLRNNAFKSDKDYHVAADLTGQANHLGVTIEADIIKQKLPENNGGFKALNMGGSSYGKLDERMYTELCSDHPIDLCRYQIANCYMGRAGLINSGGASGKNDFAEAVKTAVINKRAGGMGLISGRKAFQRPMAEGVKLLNAIQDVYLDKSVTIA